The following are encoded together in the Culex pipiens pallens isolate TS chromosome 1, TS_CPP_V2, whole genome shotgun sequence genome:
- the LOC120418370 gene encoding aprataxin-like protein → MTTGSWSHALIRDMKLPANQFMRTEVAVVMRDKYPKAMHHFLVIPWADIDSVYQLSPADIPLLHEMRLLGVNAIETTGKSYDRFRLGFHMKPSMHRLHLHVISQDFVSDRLRYKEHFNSFVTEFFMPFESIVLELQDKGRIERRSQELIEHLLRLPLACNQCAFPCSTLPQLKKHLESHLDS, encoded by the exons ATGACCACCGGCAGCTGGTCGCACGCGCTGATCCGGGACATGAAACTTCCGGCGAACCAGTTCATGAGGACCGAGGTGGCTGTGGTGATGCGCGACAAGTACCCGAAGGCAATGCACCATTTTCTGGTAATTCCGTGGGCCGACATCGATTCCGTTTATCAG CTTAGTCCGGCGGACATTCCGTTGCTGCACGAGATGCGATTGCTTGGAGTGAATGCAATTGAAACGACGGGGAAATCGTACGACCGCTTCCGGTTGGGATTTCACATGAAACCGAGCATGCACCGGTTGCATCTGCACGTTATTTCCCAGGATTTTGTGTCGGACCGGCTTCGCTACAAGGAACATTTCAACAGCTTTGTCACGGAGTTCTTTATGCCGTTTGAAA GCATTGTTCTGGAGCTGCAAGATAAAGGACGGATAGAGCGGAGATCGCAGGAACTGATCGAACATCTTCTGCGTCTTCCGCTGGCATGTAACCAGTGCGCGTTCCCGTGCAGTACGCTACCTCAGCTCAAGAAGCACCTGGAGAGTCACCTCGACAGTTAA
- the LOC120418368 gene encoding CDP-diacylglycerol--glycerol-3-phosphate 3-phosphatidyltransferase, mitochondrial isoform X1, with the protein MSVIDFIFSWQIILQPLFKMIRRLFSTLIADYPPVGEFLPAAPPPNGGPHQASAASATFRASQLESLNWLHSVSPCFPVSGDRIDIIQEPALFYDTLVAKCAGAKRRIMLASLYLGIGSLETRLVDAIHANMKKNTRLTVDVLLDFTRGTRGESNSQTTLMPLLEESDNCRLSLYHTPVLRGITKRLAPPRWNELLGIQHMKLYLVDDTVIISGANLSNDYFTNRQDRYVMIEDRGLADFYANFLKKVQEFSLKVDRTGEAKLHENWNMLPYKSAQVDFATEARERIRSYFRGVMDRQRSICDEDKASDTWIFPLIEMGQLGIHHDSLATRNLLSGCLKDSQLKLATGYFNLTETYMDTLTKDCQAECCILMAHPNANGFLGAKGPAGGIPAAYSLIAKKFHQKLKESGQDHRVSLLEYERTGWTYHAKGLWYYLPGSTLPNLTLIGSSNFGERSVNRDLEAQICLVTTNGGLQRKLQAEYDNILQHSAAAETERPVPRWVRAVVGLFRNFF; encoded by the exons atgagtGTTATTGATTTTATCTTCAG CTGGCAGATCATCCTTCAGCCGCTGTTCAAGATGATTCGGCGCCTGTTTAGTACCCTGATAGCGGACTATCCGCCGGTCGGGGAGTTCCTCCCGGCGGCGCCACCCCCCAACGGAGGACCACACCAAGCGTCCGCCGCTAGTGCCACGTTCCGTGCGTCCCAGCTCGAGTCATTGAACTGGCTGCATTCGGTTTCGCCGTGCTTTCCCGTGTCCGGCGACCGGATCGACATCATCCAGGAACCGGCACTGTTCTACGATACGCTTGTGGCGAAATGTGCCGGTGCCAAGCGACGGATCATGTTGGCCAGTTTATATTTGGGGATCGGAAGTCTCGAGACGAGATTGGTAGACGCAATTCACGCCAACATGAAGAAGAATACGAGGTTGACGGTGGACGTGCTGCTGGATTTCACCCGGGGAACCCGCGGAGAAAGCAACTCCCAGACGACCCTGATGCCACTGCTCGAGGAGAGCGACAACTGCCGGCTATCGCTGTATCATACGCCGGTTCTACGGGGGATCACCAAACGGCTGGCGCCACCACGGTGGAACGAACTGCTCGGCATCCAGCACATGAAGCTGTACCTGGTGGACGATACGGTCATCATCAGCGGGGCGAACCTCTCGAACGACTACTTCACCAACCGCCAGGACCGGTACGTGATGATCGAGGACCGTGGCCTCGCGGATTTCTACGCAAACTTCCTGAAAAAGGTGCAGGAGTTTAGCCTCAAAGTGGACCGAACGGGGGAAGCCAAGCTGCACGAGAACTGGAACATGCTTCCGTACAAGAGCGCCCAGGTGGACTTTGCCACGGAAGCACGCGAGCGCATCCGGAGCTACTTCCGGGGCGTGATGGACCGCCAGCGAAGCATTTGCGATGAGGATAAAG cGTCGGACACGTGGATTTTCCCACTGATAGAGATGGGCCAGCTCGGCATCCACCATGACAGTTTGGCCACGCGAAATTTGCTCTCCGGCTGCTTGAAGGACTCGCAGCTTAAACTGGCAACCGGATACTTCAATCTGACCGAAACCTACATGGACACACTGACGAAGGATTGCCAGGCCGAGTGCTGCATCCTGATGGCGCATCCAAAC GCGAACGGCTTCCTCGGCGCGAAAGGTCCGGCCGGTGGCATCCCGGCCGCCTACTCGCTCATCGCGAAAAAGTTCCACCAAAAGCTGAAAGAGTCCGGCCAGGACCACCGCGTGTCCCTGCTCGAGTACGAACGCACCGGCTGGACGTACCACGCCAAGGGTCTCTGGTACTACCTCCCAGGATCGACCCTGCCCAACCTAACCCTCATCGGATCGTCCAACTTTGGCGAGCGGTCCGTCAACCGGGACCTGGAGGCGCAGATCTGCCTCGTCACGACCAACGGGGGCCTGCAGCGGAAGCTGCAAGCCGAGTACGACAACATCCTGCAGCATTCGGCCGCGGCCGAAACGGAACGACCGGTGCCGCGCTGGGTACGCGCCGTCGTCGGACTGTTTAGGAACTTTTTCTAA
- the LOC120418368 gene encoding CDP-diacylglycerol--glycerol-3-phosphate 3-phosphatidyltransferase, mitochondrial isoform X2, with protein sequence MIRRLFSTLIADYPPVGEFLPAAPPPNGGPHQASAASATFRASQLESLNWLHSVSPCFPVSGDRIDIIQEPALFYDTLVAKCAGAKRRIMLASLYLGIGSLETRLVDAIHANMKKNTRLTVDVLLDFTRGTRGESNSQTTLMPLLEESDNCRLSLYHTPVLRGITKRLAPPRWNELLGIQHMKLYLVDDTVIISGANLSNDYFTNRQDRYVMIEDRGLADFYANFLKKVQEFSLKVDRTGEAKLHENWNMLPYKSAQVDFATEARERIRSYFRGVMDRQRSICDEDKASDTWIFPLIEMGQLGIHHDSLATRNLLSGCLKDSQLKLATGYFNLTETYMDTLTKDCQAECCILMAHPNANGFLGAKGPAGGIPAAYSLIAKKFHQKLKESGQDHRVSLLEYERTGWTYHAKGLWYYLPGSTLPNLTLIGSSNFGERSVNRDLEAQICLVTTNGGLQRKLQAEYDNILQHSAAAETERPVPRWVRAVVGLFRNFF encoded by the exons ATGATTCGGCGCCTGTTTAGTACCCTGATAGCGGACTATCCGCCGGTCGGGGAGTTCCTCCCGGCGGCGCCACCCCCCAACGGAGGACCACACCAAGCGTCCGCCGCTAGTGCCACGTTCCGTGCGTCCCAGCTCGAGTCATTGAACTGGCTGCATTCGGTTTCGCCGTGCTTTCCCGTGTCCGGCGACCGGATCGACATCATCCAGGAACCGGCACTGTTCTACGATACGCTTGTGGCGAAATGTGCCGGTGCCAAGCGACGGATCATGTTGGCCAGTTTATATTTGGGGATCGGAAGTCTCGAGACGAGATTGGTAGACGCAATTCACGCCAACATGAAGAAGAATACGAGGTTGACGGTGGACGTGCTGCTGGATTTCACCCGGGGAACCCGCGGAGAAAGCAACTCCCAGACGACCCTGATGCCACTGCTCGAGGAGAGCGACAACTGCCGGCTATCGCTGTATCATACGCCGGTTCTACGGGGGATCACCAAACGGCTGGCGCCACCACGGTGGAACGAACTGCTCGGCATCCAGCACATGAAGCTGTACCTGGTGGACGATACGGTCATCATCAGCGGGGCGAACCTCTCGAACGACTACTTCACCAACCGCCAGGACCGGTACGTGATGATCGAGGACCGTGGCCTCGCGGATTTCTACGCAAACTTCCTGAAAAAGGTGCAGGAGTTTAGCCTCAAAGTGGACCGAACGGGGGAAGCCAAGCTGCACGAGAACTGGAACATGCTTCCGTACAAGAGCGCCCAGGTGGACTTTGCCACGGAAGCACGCGAGCGCATCCGGAGCTACTTCCGGGGCGTGATGGACCGCCAGCGAAGCATTTGCGATGAGGATAAAG cGTCGGACACGTGGATTTTCCCACTGATAGAGATGGGCCAGCTCGGCATCCACCATGACAGTTTGGCCACGCGAAATTTGCTCTCCGGCTGCTTGAAGGACTCGCAGCTTAAACTGGCAACCGGATACTTCAATCTGACCGAAACCTACATGGACACACTGACGAAGGATTGCCAGGCCGAGTGCTGCATCCTGATGGCGCATCCAAAC GCGAACGGCTTCCTCGGCGCGAAAGGTCCGGCCGGTGGCATCCCGGCCGCCTACTCGCTCATCGCGAAAAAGTTCCACCAAAAGCTGAAAGAGTCCGGCCAGGACCACCGCGTGTCCCTGCTCGAGTACGAACGCACCGGCTGGACGTACCACGCCAAGGGTCTCTGGTACTACCTCCCAGGATCGACCCTGCCCAACCTAACCCTCATCGGATCGTCCAACTTTGGCGAGCGGTCCGTCAACCGGGACCTGGAGGCGCAGATCTGCCTCGTCACGACCAACGGGGGCCTGCAGCGGAAGCTGCAAGCCGAGTACGACAACATCCTGCAGCATTCGGCCGCGGCCGAAACGGAACGACCGGTGCCGCGCTGGGTACGCGCCGTCGTCGGACTGTTTAGGAACTTTTTCTAA